Proteins encoded by one window of Macaca mulatta isolate MMU2019108-1 chromosome 10, T2T-MMU8v2.0, whole genome shotgun sequence:
- the C10H20orf204 gene encoding uncharacterized protein C20orf204 homolog has translation MVSPKPALWALLLALLGTAPSRAHSPACSVPDVLRHYRAIIFEDLQAAVKWGGAGAEETRPGSRHFHFIQKNLTRPGSWGRRGRPRASCGAQKEHSILLSISSLGRTLRGTVAGSRRGALERAAWTVAVRTEAVMRRHCRTLPQRSRRPEVRPARRRGGRRQLLLRALDAVATCWEKLFALHVPASRGS, from the exons ATG GTATCCCCCAAGCCTGCACTCTGGGCGCTCTTGTTGGCGCTGCTGGGGACCGCGCCAAGCCGCGCCCATTCCCCGGCCTGCAGCGTCCCCGACGTGCTTCGCCACTATCGCGCCATCATCTTCGAGGATCTGCAGGCTGCCGTGaagtggggcggggcgggggccgAAGAGACCAGGCCAGGCTCCAGACACTTTCATTTCATACAGAAAAACCTGACTAGACCCGGGAGCTGGGGACGGCGGGGACGGCCTCGGGCCTCCTGTGGCGCCCAGAAG gaGCACAGTATCCTCCTGTCCATCTCATCCCTGGGTCGGACCCTGCGCGGGACGGTGGCCGGGAGCCGCCGCGGTGCCCTGGAGAGAGCTGCGTGGACCGTGGCTGTGCGCACCGAGGCGGTGATGCGGCGCCACTGCAGGACGCTGCCCCAG CGGAGCCGGCGGCCCGAGGTGCGCCCTGCCCGGCGTCGCGGCGGCCGAAGGCAGCTCCTGCTGCGCGCCCTGGACGCCGTCGCCACCTGCTGGGAGAAGCTCTTCGCGCTGCACGTCCCGGCCTCCAGGGGCTCCTAG